Proteins encoded in a region of the Anopheles ziemanni chromosome 2, idAnoZiCoDA_A2_x.2, whole genome shotgun sequence genome:
- the LOC131293712 gene encoding uncharacterized protein LOC131293712 encodes MLKVMKNKQSASGGQSASGDAVEEQCRKTVGIIRRQDTAMRKSVTPKERLLVTLRYLATGERFTNLQYLFRVSRQLISKIVPEVCKCLTEALVDFVKLPSTNNEWLEVATKFKNRWGFPHVIGAIDGKHVRIIAPHQSGSDYFNYKKKFSIVLLAIGSLNYGPRAACETLSYQDKCGLTLQLFYQMRPA; translated from the exons ATGTTGAAAGTGATGAAGAACAAACAATCCGCGAGTGGTGGACAATCCGCGAGTGGGGATGCAGTCGAGGAACAATGCCGAAAAACTGTCGGCATCATCCGTCGGCAGGATACGGCCATGAGAAAATCAGTTACGCCGAAGGAAAGGCTTCTAGTTACATTAAGGTATTTAGCAACTGGAGAACGGTTTACAAATTTACAGTACTTGTTTAGA GTGTCACGACAGCTTATTTCAAAGATTGTTCCCGAAGTATGCAAATGCTTAACAGAAGCCCTTGTTGATTTCGTAAAG TTACCATCTACAAACAACGAATGGTTAGAAGTTGCAACGAAATTCAAAAATAGATGGGGGTTCCCGCACGTCATTGGTGCAATCGATGGTAAACATGTTCGAATCATTGCCCCTCATCAAAGTGGATCAGACTACttcaattacaaaaaaaaatttagtaTTGTGCTACTAGCTATA GGGTCTCTGAActacggcccgcgggccgcatgcgAGACCCTCTCCTACCAGGATAAATGTGGCCTAACGCTACAGTTATTCTACCAAATGCGGCCCGCgtaa